One genomic segment of Meiothermus sp. QL-1 includes these proteins:
- a CDS encoding pyroglutamyl-peptidase I, whose amino-acid sequence MRVLVTGFEPFAGLPHNPSQAVLERLPALKGIELVRATLPVDTQRVGGVLKELYRLHQPALALHLGLAMGRALISLERLAVNLLDFDLPDNAGARPQEVPILPEGPLARLSRLPLRAIQARWAQAGIPSQISNSAGLYLCNQVMYLALSWLPEGVPAGFIHLPPDETLALARPGAYVPLAVQARAVGLALEVSLESLRP is encoded by the coding sequence GTGAGGGTGCTCGTCACCGGCTTTGAGCCCTTTGCCGGGCTTCCCCACAACCCAAGCCAGGCGGTGCTGGAACGCCTGCCCGCGCTAAAGGGCATAGAGCTGGTCCGCGCCACCCTACCGGTGGACACCCAGCGGGTGGGGGGGGTGCTGAAGGAACTGTACCGGCTCCACCAGCCCGCGCTGGCCCTGCACCTGGGGCTGGCCATGGGCCGGGCGCTCATCAGCCTCGAGCGCCTGGCGGTAAACCTGCTCGACTTCGACCTCCCCGACAACGCCGGGGCACGCCCGCAGGAGGTGCCCATCCTGCCCGAAGGCCCCCTGGCGCGGCTGAGCCGGCTGCCCCTGCGGGCCATCCAGGCCCGGTGGGCCCAGGCCGGCATCCCCAGCCAGATCAGCAACAGCGCCGGGCTTTACCTCTGCAACCAGGTGATGTACCTGGCCCTTTCCTGGCTGCCCGAGGGGGTCCCCGCAGGCTTCATCCACCTGCCCCCCGACGAGACCCTGGCCCTCGCCCGGCCCGGGGCCTACGTACCCCTGGCGGTGCAGGCCCGGGCGGTGGGGCTGGCCCTGGAGGTGAGCCTCGAGTCCCTGCGCCCATGA